In the Dolichospermum flos-aquae CCAP 1403/13F genome, AGATGTGGCATCTTTAATCCCTCATGTCAATTTACCTGATTACGAATTTTTACTCCCCAATGCCCCCTATCCTTATCCTTATGCTGATACAGGGAGGGCATGGTATGACCTGCGGACGGAAAATATGTATGATGGATTAAATGAAAGTAAACAACTACTGATAGATTGGTTGCTCTCTTTAGAAAGTAATACAGGTGTACCGTTATCACGCACAATTTTGAGCGGATTTTCTCAAGGTGGGGCGATGACTTTAGATGTAGGATTAAGCTTACCCTTGGCAGGGTTAGTAGTGATAAGTGGCTATTTACATCCTAGTGTGGCAACGCTGAATCAAGGAAATTTTCCGCCAACATTAATCATGCACGGGACACAGGATGAAGTTGTTCCTCTCCAAGCGGCAATTAAGTCGAGAGATGTGGCACAATCTCTAGGTGTAGCAGTGGAATATCATGAATTTGCCATGGGACATGAAATTAATTTCCAAATGCTAGAAGTGCTACGAACTTTTGTTGTCAACACAATTGGTCAGCTTTAGTTACAGAATTTTTACAATTCCGGTGAAATTCACAAGAATTTTTACAAATTTAATGCTCGTTAATGAGTAAGATAGTAAAGGTGGAATCAACTCCACCCTCAGCTGAATGTAAGCGCTGCAAAAGGGAGGGGCAAGCATTATGAAAACTCTAAGCATTTCCAAAACAGAAATTTCTGCTATGACAGCGACAGAGGTACAGGATTTGGCTACACGTCTGGAATTAGATAATTATAGTAATGCTTTTGAGGGTTTAAATGATTGGCATCTATTGCGAGCAATTGCTTTTCAGCGTCCAGAGTTAGTTGAAGCCTATATCCACCTCTTAGATTTAGAAGCTTACGACGAAGCCTAACACCGCAGGGCGGAATTAAAAATTAATAATTAAAAATTAAAAAAGCAGATTACACAAGCTTTTGCAGATTTTTAATGGTTGGTTTACTTGCGCCGTTGTGTACCAGGGATTTTAGATTGGGTGGGACGGGCTAAAATCAAAGGTAATCGGAATTTTGCCCCAAAATGCCATCATTTACAAATCTCAAATCTAAACGGGTTATTATCTGTGTAGGCGGTGGTATAGCCGCCTACAAAGTCTGTGAATTGGTATCTACACTGTTCAAATCGGGTCTAGAAGTGCGAGTTATTCTCACTAAATCTGCCCAAGAATTTATTACTCCTTTAACTTTATCTACTTTATCCCGTAATCAAGCTTATACAGATGATAATTTTTGGCAGCCCATTTATTCTCGTCCTTTGCATATTGAGTTAGGTGAATGGGCTGATTTAATTGTGATTGCGCCTTTAACTGCTAATACTTTGGCTAAGTTAGCTTATGGAATGGCGGATAATTTGCTAACAAATACTATTCTCGCTTCTACTTGTTCGGTATTGTTAGCACCTGCCATGAATACAGATATGTGGCAACAGGTAGCAGTACAAAGAAATTGGCAGCAGCTATTGACAGATAGCAGATTTTATGGTATGGAAACAGGTTCTGGGTTGTTGGCTTGCGATCGCATTGGTGCTGGTAGAATGGCAGAAGCCGCCGAAATATTTGTTTATATTCAATCTTTATTACACACCCAAGGCAAGAGAGATTTAGCAGGGAAACAGGTTTTAATCAGTGCTGGGGGAACGCGAGAATATTTAGATCCGGTGCGATTTATTGGCAATCCATCCACTGGTAAAATGGGTTTAGCCTTGGCACAGGCTGCACTGCACAGAGGCGCAAAGGTAATATTAGTCCATTGTCCGGCGAATTGGGATGTACCTTTGGGAGTAGAAGCAATTGCGGTAGTTAGTGCGGAGGAAATGCAGCAGGTAATGTTCAAGCATTTAGGCAATGCAGATATAATTATCATGTCAGCCGCAGTTGCAGATGTCAAGCCTAGAGATTATAGTAGCGAAAAATTGCCCAAGCGATCGCTCCCCGAAAATCTTCCCCTAGCAGCAGTACCAGATATTGTCGCTGAACTGGGAAATCGTAAACAACCCCATCAATATTTAATTGGTTTTGCTGCACAAACTGGGGATATTATTACTCCTGCGCGGGAAAAATTGCAAAGAAAGAAATTAGATGCAATTGTAGCGAATCCTATTGATCAAGTTGATAGTGGTTTTGGGAGTGATAATAATCAAGCGGTGTTTTTAGATAAGTCAGGAAGAGAGTTAGAAATTCCGGCTTGTTCTAAGTTGGAAATGGCGCATTATTTGTTTGATTTTATTGTTTAATGGAATCAAATTATATTGTACTTTCTTTAGCATTCTGGAAATCTGTAAATAATTCATCTTCACTAATACCTCTTGTTTCCAGCAATTGTTGGATCTTTTGGACTGCTGCTTGTAAAGCCATTAAATCTTGTTTTTGAGGAGTAGGTTGTGTTGGTATGTAGTAACCTATTGGGACTCCATGAGAAGTAATTGCAATTGGTTCAGATGCTTGTTGTGTGTACTTATGTAAATTAGCCCGAAATTCTTTAATGCCTACAGATTGGATGTCCATAATAGTGAATTGACAAATTGTGTACACTTGAGTACACTATCACATGAACTTTGAATTATTGATAATAACCAAGCGGTGTTTTTAGATAAACAGGACTTACGCAACTGGCACATTGGTAGGGTGCGTCAGACTGCATAAATCCTGCAAATAAACAGATTGTTGATATCTGACGCACCCTACAACAGATTTTTAGTGTGACACTTACGTAAGTCCTAATAAAGAAGGAAGAGAGGTAGAAATTCCGGCTTGTTCTAAGTTGAAAATGGCGCATTATTTGTTTGATTTTGTTGTTTAATAGAATAAAATCACATTTTTCTATTTTATATATAGGACTTTTGAAAATGACTGTGCATTTACCTTGGATTGGCGTTACTATCTGCATGAGAACAATATCATTACTTGAAGAGTATCCTCAAAACATTGTGGGTAGTTTTTGGGTAATGTGTGGTTATGGATTTAATAATAAACAAATTCCTGATTGGTGGATTGATAATGTCTTAAAAGACAATCAAGCACAAGGTATTATTGATGCGTTTGAAAAAGGGTATTTTGAGGGAGAACATGATAACCCTTTATACTTGGGATTTTGTATTGTTGTTGTTGCAGATTCTTCTAATCCTGCTCATTTATCTTATGTTATTCAACACCTCAGAATGTGGGAAGCTGAGGGAATTTATTTATTAACAATAATGGCACGTCATAATATACCCGCTATTACAGAAGTTAGTTATCCTGAACATTTTTTAATTGATCGTTATGGAAAAGAAAATCCTAATTATAAATATCTTCGAGAAACACTAGATCATTGGTCAGTTCAAGTTTGGGAAGACTACTGTAGTTATCTCATGTCTGAACATGGTCAAAGGATGTTTTCTGACTATTGTGAAAAAATCAATGCCGTTAAAGATGAAGTCAAATCTACTGTAGAAAAAGGTGATAAACCCCTAGTTTTAACAGAAGGAGAAACTGACCCAATTTATATTAAAACTGCTTTAGAATTACTAGGAGAAAAGGAAATTTTAGCACAAGTTGATATTGAATGGGTAGGAATTTCCATAGGTAAAGGAAAAAGTATAAATACTGGTGATGGTGGTTTAAAAAATACCAGAGATGTTCTGATTTCCAACCCTAAATTCTTAACTAGAAAAGTATTATTAATTTATGACTGTGATACTGATAAATCTAATGAAGATCATGAATTATTGAAAATCAGAAAAATCCCTCAACAAAAGAATCGAAAAGTCAAAAAAGGGATTGAAAATCTATTTCCTGATCATTTATTTACAGAAGAATTTTATTTACCAAAAACCAAATATGGAGATTATGGAGAAGAAAACCAAATTCAAGAATTTCAAAAAATGAAATTTTGTAAATGGATATGTGAAGAAAGAAGAAAGGCTGAGGATTTTGTTGATTTTAAGATAATTATTGAATTTATC is a window encoding:
- the coaBC gene encoding bifunctional phosphopantothenoylcysteine decarboxylase/phosphopantothenate--cysteine ligase CoaBC, whose product is MPSFTNLKSKRVIICVGGGIAAYKVCELVSTLFKSGLEVRVILTKSAQEFITPLTLSTLSRNQAYTDDNFWQPIYSRPLHIELGEWADLIVIAPLTANTLAKLAYGMADNLLTNTILASTCSVLLAPAMNTDMWQQVAVQRNWQQLLTDSRFYGMETGSGLLACDRIGAGRMAEAAEIFVYIQSLLHTQGKRDLAGKQVLISAGGTREYLDPVRFIGNPSTGKMGLALAQAALHRGAKVILVHCPANWDVPLGVEAIAVVSAEEMQQVMFKHLGNADIIIMSAAVADVKPRDYSSEKLPKRSLPENLPLAAVPDIVAELGNRKQPHQYLIGFAAQTGDIITPAREKLQRKKLDAIVANPIDQVDSGFGSDNNQAVFLDKSGRELEIPACSKLEMAHYLFDFIV
- a CDS encoding alpha/beta hydrolase; the protein is MTPTLDFIRVSPPKNQTPDALIVTLHGWGANAQDVASLIPHVNLPDYEFLLPNAPYPYPYADTGRAWYDLRTENMYDGLNESKQLLIDWLLSLESNTGVPLSRTILSGFSQGGAMTLDVGLSLPLAGLVVISGYLHPSVATLNQGNFPPTLIMHGTQDEVVPLQAAIKSRDVAQSLGVAVEYHEFAMGHEINFQMLEVLRTFVVNTIGQL
- a CDS encoding type II toxin-antitoxin system Phd/YefM family antitoxin encodes the protein MDIQSVGIKEFRANLHKYTQQASEPIAITSHGVPIGYYIPTQPTPQKQDLMALQAAVQKIQQLLETRGISEDELFTDFQNAKESTI
- the isiD gene encoding protein IsiD, which produces MKTLSISKTEISAMTATEVQDLATRLELDNYSNAFEGLNDWHLLRAIAFQRPELVEAYIHLLDLEAYDEA